The following proteins come from a genomic window of Natrinema saccharevitans:
- the pyrI gene encoding aspartate carbamoyltransferase regulatory subunit has protein sequence MSSDHDHHDGDDDHELRVSKIRDGTVIDHVRGGQALNVLAILGIDGTDGEEVSVGMNVPSNRFARKDIVKVEGRELSQDEVDVLSLIAPDATINIVRDYDVVEKHRVERPDVVEGVLSCPNAGCITTGDEPVTSRFTVLEDGVRCSYCERIVREEIASLIDT, from the coding sequence ATGAGTAGCGACCACGACCACCACGACGGCGACGACGACCACGAACTGCGGGTCAGCAAGATCCGCGACGGAACCGTCATCGATCACGTCCGCGGCGGACAGGCGCTGAACGTCCTCGCGATACTGGGCATCGACGGGACCGACGGCGAGGAGGTCTCGGTCGGGATGAACGTTCCCTCCAACCGGTTCGCACGCAAGGACATCGTCAAGGTCGAGGGTCGCGAACTCAGCCAGGACGAGGTCGACGTCCTCTCGCTGATCGCGCCCGACGCGACGATCAACATCGTCCGCGACTACGACGTCGTCGAGAAACACCGCGTCGAACGCCCCGACGTCGTCGAGGGCGTTCTCTCGTGTCCCAACGCCGGCTGTATCACGACCGGTGACGAACCCGTCACCTCCCGGTTTACCGTCCTCGAGGACGGCGTCCGCTGTTCGTACTGCGAGCGGATCGTCCGCGAGGAGATCGCCTCGTTGATCGACACCTGA
- the pyrB gene encoding aspartate carbamoyltransferase, with product MRHDHLITSKQLSRADIETVLDRAAEIDADPSAVADRHANTLLGLLFFEPSTRTKMSFETAMKRLGGDVVDMGSVESSSVKKGETLADTVRVIEGYTDALVLRHPKQGAATMASEFVDVPLLNAGDGAGHHPTQTMLDLYTIRENAGLDDLTIGIMGDLKYGRTVHSLAHALTNFETQQHFISPESLQLPREVVYDLHQQQGGAGIKEHESLEAVLPSLDVLYVTRIQRERFPDENEYQKVAGEYQIDAETLEAASDDLTVMHPLPRVDEIAPEIDDTDYAAYFEQAHNGVPVRMALLDLLLSDDRGIRGETDE from the coding sequence ATGCGCCACGATCACCTCATCACGAGCAAACAACTCTCGCGGGCGGACATCGAGACGGTACTCGACCGCGCGGCCGAGATCGACGCCGACCCGTCGGCGGTCGCCGATCGCCACGCGAACACGCTGCTCGGACTGCTCTTTTTCGAGCCGAGTACGCGGACGAAGATGAGCTTCGAGACCGCGATGAAACGGCTCGGGGGCGACGTCGTCGACATGGGTTCGGTCGAGTCCTCGAGCGTGAAGAAAGGGGAGACGCTGGCCGACACCGTCCGGGTCATCGAGGGCTACACCGACGCGCTCGTCCTGCGCCATCCCAAACAGGGGGCGGCGACGATGGCCAGCGAGTTCGTCGACGTCCCGCTGCTGAACGCGGGCGACGGCGCGGGCCATCACCCGACACAGACGATGCTCGATCTCTACACCATCCGGGAAAACGCCGGGCTGGACGACCTGACGATCGGCATCATGGGCGATCTCAAGTACGGCCGGACCGTCCACTCGCTGGCCCACGCGCTGACGAACTTCGAGACCCAGCAACACTTCATCAGCCCGGAGAGCCTCCAGTTGCCCCGCGAGGTCGTCTACGACCTCCACCAGCAACAGGGCGGCGCCGGGATCAAGGAACACGAGTCGCTCGAGGCCGTCTTGCCCTCGCTGGACGTCCTCTACGTGACCCGGATCCAGCGCGAGCGGTTCCCCGACGAGAACGAGTACCAGAAGGTCGCCGGCGAGTACCAGATCGACGCCGAGACGCTCGAGGCCGCGAGCGACGATCTGACGGTGATGCATCCGCTGCCACGGGTCGACGAGATCGCGCCCGAGATCGACGACACCGACTACGCGGCGTACTTCGAACAGGCCCACAACGGCGTTCCGGTCCGGATGGCGCTGCTGGACCTGCTGTTGAGCGACGATCGGGGGATTCGAGGTGAGACCGATGAGTAG